Proteins encoded together in one Vallitalea longa window:
- a CDS encoding carbohydrate ABC transporter permease, whose amino-acid sequence MGYTKKRKKFTKFDIILYSLSIIVLILILYPIYFVVTASFSNPAAVASGNVWLWPKGFTLEGYTELLKHKDIWIGYKNTILYTIAGTAIGVFVNVTAAYTLSRKDFVGRKFFMLLFVFTMFFNGGLIPTFLTIKNFGLYDKFWVIVLPFSVSAFNIIVARTFFQNSIPETLWDQARIDGCGNIRYFVQIVLPLSKAIVSVLGLWIAVGQWNSYFNALIYLKSSSLHPLQLILRNILITNNMQTAIGSGEAAQIALRRANLMRYSVIVVSTLPIMCVYPFVQKYFNKGVMIGAVKG is encoded by the coding sequence ATGGGCTATACAAAAAAAAGAAAGAAATTCACTAAGTTCGATATTATATTATATTCGTTATCAATTATTGTACTAATACTTATTCTTTATCCAATATATTTTGTTGTTACTGCATCCTTCAGTAATCCTGCGGCTGTGGCAAGCGGTAATGTGTGGTTATGGCCGAAAGGATTTACTTTGGAAGGTTATACAGAACTTCTGAAGCACAAAGATATATGGATAGGATATAAAAATACAATTTTATATACAATAGCAGGAACTGCAATCGGTGTTTTCGTTAATGTAACTGCTGCTTATACATTATCCAGAAAAGATTTCGTAGGTAGAAAATTCTTCATGCTACTATTTGTATTTACCATGTTTTTTAATGGAGGATTGATACCAACATTTCTTACTATAAAGAATTTTGGACTCTATGACAAGTTCTGGGTTATTGTACTTCCATTTTCAGTATCTGCATTTAATATAATTGTAGCTAGAACGTTTTTTCAGAATTCCATTCCAGAAACTTTATGGGATCAAGCTAGAATTGATGGATGTGGTAATATAAGATATTTCGTTCAGATTGTATTACCTCTATCAAAAGCTATAGTATCAGTTTTGGGACTTTGGATAGCAGTTGGTCAATGGAACTCATATTTTAATGCATTAATTTATTTGAAGAGCAGTAGTCTGCATCCTCTTCAACTGATACTAAGGAATATTTTGATTACTAATAACATGCAGACTGCAATTGGTAGTGGTGAAGCAGCACAGATTGCACTACGAAGGGCTAATCTTATGAGGTATTCAGTGATAGTAGTATCTACACTTCCAATTATGTGTGTATACCCATTTGTTCAGAAATATTTTAACAAAGGTGTAATGATTGGAGCAGTGAAAGGGTGA